One window from the genome of Acinetobacter sp. ANC 7912 encodes:
- a CDS encoding EAL domain-containing protein: MGQTASYLDTQSIFDLIGQHADLSLIFQTISEWLENRIPNSMVSVMLYSEEQQTLNLVSGEKHFSPRYRELITDLKIGPNVGACGSAAFYKKLVICENLDTDPNWQPFYDLIQEENIHACWSAPIINAMGKLYGTFATYYRFPKRPTATHIQLIRHAASLIALSMDLHVERQQRLALNDKYRSFFTYHPDAIFEHNLDGIIIEANLASEITTKFHLEERLGVHFSNFIAEEYKSVTQAAFDQALKGNSQHLEIQAVNGLGKAYWLDLTYLPIKQAEEVVGVFSIARDITERRESEEMLRLLKRSVDANPHGLALMRATKDQPIEYVNPAFEELTGYKKEELIGKSCRILEGPDTDPEIILEIEKALIEKKEIKTILKNYRKDGSWYWNQLILGPVFNDSNVCTHFIGIQQDITQQLADSEYIARQQTHDTLTGLINHHTFETQLETAFREHRENHGSLIVMYIELDGFQPLNHSLGYLLGDQLLVAVAERLSQFFKQDDIIAHFSADEFGIILNNYQDLKQVVVIAEQILKSLSAPFDIEGHKIHISASIGIADDDPQIEKSSQFLHHAIHAMNEAKKEGGNTWHWYASNSATTPKVDYVMMRHELMVALEENQFRVFYQPVIDARSGQLKSVEALIRWQHPEKGFISPAEFIPFAEETGQIVAIGQWVLQQACQDIVEWNKKNGASLSVAVNLSPLQFKRTGFLHELQETLKNTGLAPELLKIEVTESMLIAGADRSLEILKALRDLGIQVSVDDFGTGYSSLSYLRTLPVDEIKLDRCFIEHLPEDEKDSAIVAAMIVMAHKLGLQVVAEGIEDLAQAEFLRQQECDYFQGYYFAKPAALTELKLNYP; this comes from the coding sequence ATGGGGCAAACAGCAAGTTATTTAGACACCCAATCAATCTTTGATTTGATTGGGCAACATGCTGATTTATCGCTCATATTTCAAACCATCAGTGAATGGCTGGAAAACCGGATACCGAATTCGATGGTATCCGTCATGCTGTATTCAGAAGAACAACAAACTTTAAATTTGGTCAGTGGTGAAAAACATTTTTCCCCCCGTTATCGTGAACTGATTACTGATCTTAAAATTGGTCCAAATGTGGGAGCCTGTGGTTCCGCTGCTTTTTATAAAAAATTAGTCATTTGTGAAAATCTGGATACAGATCCCAACTGGCAGCCATTCTATGATCTGATTCAAGAAGAAAATATACACGCCTGCTGGTCTGCCCCGATTATTAATGCTATGGGAAAACTCTATGGCACCTTCGCGACCTATTATCGCTTTCCTAAACGTCCAACTGCTACGCATATTCAATTAATTCGCCATGCCGCCTCTTTAATTGCCTTGAGTATGGATCTGCATGTTGAACGGCAACAACGGCTGGCGCTGAATGACAAATACCGCTCTTTCTTTACCTATCACCCAGATGCGATTTTTGAACATAATCTGGATGGCATTATCATTGAAGCCAATCTAGCTTCTGAAATAACAACCAAATTCCATCTGGAAGAGCGGCTGGGGGTCCATTTTTCGAATTTCATTGCTGAAGAATATAAATCCGTTACACAAGCCGCCTTCGATCAGGCCTTGAAAGGCAATAGTCAGCATCTTGAAATTCAGGCAGTCAATGGTTTGGGTAAAGCATACTGGTTGGACCTAACCTACCTGCCAATTAAACAAGCTGAAGAAGTGGTTGGAGTTTTCAGTATTGCCCGTGATATTACTGAGCGACGTGAAAGCGAAGAAATGTTACGTCTGTTGAAACGCAGTGTCGATGCCAATCCACATGGACTCGCTTTGATGCGCGCGACCAAAGATCAGCCCATTGAATATGTAAATCCAGCTTTTGAAGAACTTACGGGCTATAAAAAAGAAGAGCTGATTGGTAAGAGTTGCCGAATTCTAGAAGGTCCGGACACAGATCCTGAGATCATTCTGGAAATAGAAAAGGCACTCATAGAAAAAAAAGAAATCAAAACTATCCTTAAAAACTATCGTAAAGATGGCAGCTGGTACTGGAACCAGTTAATCTTAGGCCCAGTTTTTAATGATAGTAATGTCTGTACCCATTTTATTGGCATACAGCAGGATATTACCCAACAGCTGGCCGATAGTGAATATATCGCCCGTCAGCAAACCCATGACACTTTAACTGGCCTGATTAATCATCACACCTTTGAAACACAACTGGAGACTGCCTTCCGTGAACACCGAGAGAATCATGGTTCGCTGATTGTCATGTATATTGAATTAGATGGTTTCCAGCCTCTCAATCACAGTTTAGGTTACCTGCTGGGTGATCAACTTCTGGTTGCGGTTGCAGAGCGTCTAAGTCAGTTCTTTAAACAAGACGATATAATTGCGCACTTCTCTGCTGACGAATTTGGCATCATTCTGAATAATTATCAGGACTTAAAACAGGTCGTTGTCATTGCAGAACAAATCCTCAAAAGCCTTTCTGCCCCATTTGATATTGAGGGTCATAAAATCCATATCAGTGCCAGTATTGGGATTGCTGACGATGACCCTCAGATCGAAAAATCCAGCCAATTCCTGCATCATGCCATCCATGCCATGAATGAAGCGAAAAAAGAAGGTGGCAATACCTGGCATTGGTATGCATCTAATTCTGCCACCACACCAAAAGTGGATTATGTCATGATGCGCCATGAACTCATGGTGGCGCTGGAAGAAAACCAGTTTAGGGTGTTCTATCAACCGGTAATTGATGCGCGCTCAGGCCAGCTCAAAAGTGTAGAAGCCTTAATCCGCTGGCAGCATCCAGAAAAAGGGTTTATCTCTCCAGCCGAGTTTATTCCATTTGCTGAAGAAACAGGCCAGATTGTCGCCATTGGACAATGGGTTTTACAGCAAGCATGTCAGGATATTGTCGAATGGAATAAGAAAAATGGGGCGAGTCTCAGTGTAGCGGTGAACCTTTCCCCTTTACAGTTTAAGCGCACCGGCTTTTTGCACGAATTACAAGAAACACTGAAAAATACCGGACTAGCACCTGAATTATTAAAAATAGAAGTAACCGAGAGCATGTTAATCGCCGGTGCGGATCGTTCTTTAGAGATCCTGAAAGCGCTGCGTGATTTGGGAATTCAAGTGTCTGTGGATGACTTTGGAACGGGATATTCGAGTCTGAGTTATTTACGTACCTTACCGGTAGATGAAATCAAACTCGATCGCTGCTTTATTGAACATTTACCTGAAGATGAAAAAGATAGTGCGATTGTTGCCGCGATGATTGTGATGGCGCATAAACTCGGTCTTCAGGTCGTTGCGGAAGGGATTGAGGACTTAGCGCAAGCAGAGTTTTTAAGACAACAAGAGTGTGATTATTTCCAGGGTTATTATTTTGCGAAACCTGCCGCGCTGACCGAGTTGAAGTTAAATTACCCATAA
- a CDS encoding MSMEG_0567/Sll0786 family nitrogen starvation N-acetyltransferase: protein MYLDDDLSQNPWLQAVNQQLKHYLADEFISADIVIKIVSEDWERRQYYRLREATFRDEQQILKEDRDEYDFKAFGIVAIGQMFGEPDRVIGAVRIFPDGKQTWWGGRLCVDPLYRHHRAIGKALINAAVSTAKNLGCQRFLATVQQQNEGYFQKLHWHSEQNIQVANIPHVLMQADLAHYPLSNISQAYMQHSYAMQEV from the coding sequence ATGTATTTAGATGATGATCTTTCACAAAACCCATGGCTGCAGGCAGTTAACCAGCAACTGAAACATTATCTGGCTGATGAATTTATTAGTGCAGATATCGTGATCAAAATCGTTAGTGAAGACTGGGAACGCCGCCAGTATTACCGTCTCCGTGAAGCGACATTTCGTGATGAACAACAAATTCTGAAAGAAGATCGGGATGAATACGATTTTAAAGCATTCGGTATTGTGGCAATTGGTCAGATGTTTGGTGAACCGGATCGTGTGATTGGTGCAGTCCGAATCTTTCCTGACGGCAAACAGACCTGGTGGGGTGGCCGGCTCTGTGTCGATCCCTTATACCGTCACCACCGAGCCATTGGTAAGGCCCTAATCAATGCAGCTGTTTCTACTGCAAAAAATCTGGGATGTCAGCGTTTTCTCGCGACAGTACAGCAACAGAATGAAGGGTATTTCCAGAAGCTGCATTGGCATAGCGAACAGAATATTCAAGTTGCCAATATTCCGCATGTACTGATGCAGGCAGATCTAGCACATTATCCATTGAGCAATATCAGTCAGGCTTACATGCAGCATTCCTATGCAATGCAGGAGGTGTAA
- a CDS encoding MSMEG_0572/Sll0783 family nitrogen starvation response protein: MPKVDIEQYKDGDFLVDYEEKVFEDVKAQPGEKALVTFHTVAFEGSIGLVNVLQAKRLLRKGFETKILLYGPGVQLGVQRGFPTLGAEAFPGHLAVNNQLKAFMEEGGEVYACRFALQALYGQTEKALIPGIRAINPLDVMDLKLLMRRDNALIIDTWTV; the protein is encoded by the coding sequence ATGCCAAAAGTAGATATCGAACAATATAAAGATGGCGACTTCCTGGTCGACTATGAAGAAAAGGTATTTGAGGATGTTAAAGCCCAGCCAGGTGAAAAAGCACTGGTAACATTCCATACCGTGGCATTTGAAGGTTCGATTGGTTTAGTCAATGTACTGCAGGCGAAACGTCTGTTACGTAAAGGCTTTGAAACCAAAATCCTGCTTTACGGTCCAGGCGTACAACTTGGCGTACAACGTGGTTTCCCGACATTAGGTGCTGAGGCTTTTCCAGGTCACTTGGCAGTTAACAACCAGCTGAAAGCCTTTATGGAAGAAGGTGGTGAAGTCTATGCCTGCCGCTTCGCACTCCAGGCACTGTATGGCCAGACTGAAAAAGCGCTCATTCCTGGTATTCGCGCTATCAATCCACTGGATGTGATGGACTTAAAACTACTAATGCGTCGTGACAACGCATTAATTATCGATACCTGGACTGTGTAA
- a CDS encoding Nit6803 family nitrilase, with amino-acid sequence MSRIVKAAAVQCSPVLYSQAGTVKKVCELITELGQQGVQFAVFPETVVPYYPYFSFVQPPFAMGKEHLKLLNESVVVPSEATNLIGAACRTAQMVVSIGINERAGGTIYNAQLLFDTDGSIIQHRRKITPTYHERMVWGQGDGSGLRAIDSAVGRIGSLACWEHYNPLARFALMADGEQIHAAMFPGSLVGQVFADQISATIQHHALESGCFVVNATAWLTPEQQEQIMQDTGCEKGPISGGCFTAIVSPEGKFLTAPLTEGEGYVIADLDFSLIDKRKRMMDSVGHYSRPELLSLLIDRRKTQVLHEYPESNLSTNQEKLSNFTTPTEELFSKA; translated from the coding sequence ATGAGTCGAATCGTAAAAGCTGCAGCCGTACAGTGTAGTCCAGTGCTTTATAGCCAAGCAGGCACCGTAAAAAAAGTCTGTGAGCTGATTACTGAGCTTGGACAGCAAGGTGTGCAATTTGCAGTTTTTCCTGAGACTGTGGTGCCGTATTACCCTTATTTTTCCTTTGTCCAGCCACCGTTTGCGATGGGTAAAGAACATCTCAAACTGCTCAATGAATCTGTGGTGGTGCCTTCAGAAGCCACAAACCTCATTGGCGCTGCATGTCGTACTGCGCAGATGGTGGTCTCTATTGGAATTAATGAACGTGCAGGTGGGACAATTTATAACGCCCAGCTGCTCTTTGATACAGATGGCAGCATCATCCAGCATCGTCGCAAAATTACCCCGACTTATCATGAACGTATGGTGTGGGGACAAGGTGATGGCAGTGGTTTACGCGCCATTGATTCCGCCGTCGGACGAATTGGTTCATTGGCGTGCTGGGAACACTACAACCCATTGGCGCGTTTTGCCCTGATGGCAGATGGTGAACAAATTCATGCCGCAATGTTCCCTGGCTCTTTAGTGGGACAGGTTTTTGCCGATCAGATCTCCGCAACGATTCAACATCATGCACTGGAATCCGGCTGTTTTGTAGTGAATGCCACAGCATGGCTGACACCAGAACAGCAAGAACAAATTATGCAGGATACCGGCTGTGAAAAAGGTCCAATCTCAGGGGGCTGCTTTACTGCCATTGTTTCACCAGAAGGCAAATTTTTAACAGCACCGTTAACTGAAGGTGAAGGTTATGTAATTGCCGATCTGGACTTTAGCCTGATCGATAAACGCAAACGCATGATGGACTCAGTGGGTCATTACAGTCGTCCTGAATTGCTGAGCCTGCTGATTGATCGCCGCAAAACCCAGGTTTTACATGAATATCCAGAATCAAATCTATCAACAAACCAAGAAAAACTGAGCAACTTTACCACGCCAACAGAAGAGCTGTTTAGTAAAGCATAG
- a CDS encoding MSMEG_0568 family radical SAM protein, with the protein MSAVELLSDLQCNGLKWEGEVGLARKGGAGPSDHKALSLNGQTMMIPVLNLAAQDSPYTAQQDKETDNVIVFKNKIPVATLTAPKRPKFYDLKTADGIPYEQIATLHSHDVLATTVLQHCIRMNNKATACQFCSIDQSLKDGRTLIRKRPEQLAEVAKAAVELDGISQMILTTGTPNTPDRGAEILFDSVTAIRAAVDLPIQVQCEPPDDFSWFAKLKNAGAVSIGMHLEAVSDRVRHKIMPGKAEVSLDKYFAAFKAAVEVFGRGQVSTYILAGLGDTQEEILEMTAKLTEIGVYPFVVPFVPIQGTPLEHHPKPEPEFMQALYLEIGAQLKQHQLKSEDTQAGCAKCGACSSLKAYE; encoded by the coding sequence ATGTCAGCAGTTGAATTACTCAGTGACCTGCAATGCAATGGCCTGAAATGGGAAGGTGAAGTCGGTCTGGCCCGTAAAGGTGGTGCCGGCCCAAGCGACCACAAAGCCCTGAGTCTGAATGGACAGACCATGATGATTCCTGTGCTGAATCTTGCCGCTCAGGATTCTCCTTATACTGCACAGCAGGACAAAGAAACCGACAATGTCATTGTTTTCAAAAATAAGATTCCGGTTGCCACGCTGACTGCACCGAAACGCCCTAAGTTTTATGACCTGAAAACCGCAGATGGCATTCCATATGAACAGATTGCCACCTTGCATAGTCATGATGTTCTGGCAACCACAGTTTTGCAGCACTGTATTCGCATGAATAACAAGGCAACTGCATGCCAGTTCTGTTCGATTGATCAATCTCTCAAAGATGGCCGGACCTTAATCCGTAAACGTCCTGAACAACTGGCGGAAGTGGCTAAAGCAGCTGTCGAGCTGGATGGGATCTCTCAGATGATTCTGACCACAGGAACACCGAATACACCGGATCGTGGTGCTGAGATTTTATTTGATTCAGTAACTGCAATTCGTGCAGCCGTTGATTTGCCAATCCAGGTGCAATGTGAACCACCTGATGATTTTAGCTGGTTTGCCAAGTTAAAAAATGCAGGTGCCGTATCTATTGGCATGCACTTAGAAGCTGTGAGTGATCGGGTGCGACACAAGATCATGCCGGGTAAAGCGGAAGTATCCCTAGATAAATATTTTGCGGCATTTAAGGCAGCCGTTGAAGTCTTTGGCCGGGGGCAGGTCAGTACCTATATTCTGGCTGGGCTTGGCGATACCCAAGAAGAAATTCTGGAGATGACAGCTAAACTGACTGAAATCGGTGTCTATCCATTTGTGGTGCCATTCGTACCAATTCAAGGTACACCACTTGAGCATCATCCAAAACCTGAGCCTGAATTTATGCAGGCGCTCTATCTGGAAATTGGTGCTCAGTTGAAACAGCATCAATTGAAGTCTGAAGACACTCAGGCGGGTTGTGCCAAATGCGGTGCCTGCTCATCACTCAAAGCTTATGAATAG
- a CDS encoding MSMEG_0570 family nitrogen starvation response protein — MPSVNFTVKWPNGQSSNFYSPSTIVYEYFHKGQQWAVQEFLKQAEQALHAASERVRARYGFACSSAMDTLNRIQEQATSFSVKPEDTIEITDIYNID; from the coding sequence ATGCCAAGCGTGAATTTCACAGTGAAATGGCCGAATGGTCAAAGCAGTAATTTCTATTCACCAAGCACCATTGTCTATGAATATTTTCACAAAGGTCAGCAATGGGCCGTTCAGGAATTTTTAAAACAGGCTGAACAGGCCCTGCATGCTGCTTCCGAACGGGTACGTGCGCGTTACGGCTTTGCCTGCAGTTCAGCTATGGATACGCTCAACCGTATTCAGGAACAGGCAACGTCATTCTCAGTCAAGCCTGAAGACACCATTGAAATAACTGACATTTATAACATCGACTAG
- a CDS encoding MSMEG_0569 family flavin-dependent oxidoreductase, translating to MFQSTSLKSHYDVVIVGGGQAGLSVSHYLKQANIDHVVLEKEDCLTHSWRKKRWDNFTLVTPNWQCLLPNHPYHGNDPDGFMKRDEIVDYLDGFIEKLNPPALLNVVAEQVTKIAEQHFHIRTSIGETTANQVVIAAGGYHTPIYPKLSSELPEHVYTIHSEQYFNAEQLPEGNVLVVGSGQSGAQIAEDLHLAGKKVYLSIGDAPRCARFYRGKDVVKWLFEMGYYETTVKDHRYSEEVRNSTNHYVTGRDGGRDIDLRKFALEGMQLFGRFADYQNGSLKFQPNLVQNLDNADATYNRINASIDTYIEQNEIETAEPASVYTPVWQPETERTEINLAEENITSIIWCIGFKPDYSWIDLDIFENSGYPKHDRGITVDPDVSFIGLPWLYTWGSGRFLGIDQDSQYLSKHIIQRHHAFKEKYAEMIA from the coding sequence ATGTTTCAATCAACAAGTTTAAAATCACATTATGATGTCGTTATTGTCGGTGGTGGGCAGGCTGGACTTTCAGTCAGTCATTATCTTAAACAGGCCAATATCGATCATGTCGTTTTAGAAAAAGAAGATTGTCTAACCCATAGCTGGCGTAAAAAACGCTGGGACAATTTCACTTTGGTAACGCCAAACTGGCAGTGTTTATTGCCGAACCATCCATATCATGGCAATGATCCAGACGGTTTTATGAAACGGGATGAAATTGTCGACTATCTGGATGGATTTATTGAAAAGCTAAATCCACCTGCATTATTAAATGTCGTCGCTGAACAAGTCACTAAAATTGCCGAGCAGCATTTTCACATTCGAACCAGCATTGGTGAAACGACTGCAAATCAGGTGGTGATAGCAGCGGGCGGTTATCACACGCCAATATATCCAAAACTCAGCTCTGAATTACCGGAGCATGTCTATACCATTCATTCCGAGCAGTACTTTAATGCTGAGCAATTACCGGAAGGGAATGTCCTGGTTGTCGGTTCTGGCCAGTCTGGTGCGCAGATCGCAGAGGATTTGCATTTAGCTGGCAAGAAAGTCTATCTCTCCATTGGTGATGCACCGCGCTGTGCACGTTTTTACCGTGGCAAGGATGTGGTGAAATGGCTGTTTGAGATGGGCTATTACGAAACCACGGTGAAAGATCATCGCTATAGTGAAGAAGTTCGTAACAGTACCAACCATTATGTAACCGGTCGTGATGGTGGTCGAGACATCGATCTGCGTAAGTTTGCGCTCGAGGGCATGCAGTTATTTGGACGTTTTGCTGACTACCAGAATGGTTCACTTAAATTCCAGCCAAACCTGGTACAAAACCTGGATAATGCAGATGCTACCTATAACCGTATTAATGCTTCCATTGATACGTATATTGAGCAGAATGAAATTGAAACGGCTGAACCTGCCAGTGTCTATACACCAGTTTGGCAACCAGAAACAGAGCGGACAGAAATCAATTTAGCTGAGGAAAATATTACTTCAATTATCTGGTGCATCGGCTTTAAACCGGATTACTCATGGATTGATCTGGATATTTTTGAAAACAGCGGCTATCCAAAACATGATCGTGGGATCACAGTAGATCCAGATGTCAGCTTTATTGGTTTACCATGGTTATACACTTGGGGGTCAGGACGTTTCCTAGGGATCGATCAAGATTCACAATATTTGTCTAAGCATATTATTCAACGCCATCATGCCTTTAAGGAAAAATATGCAGAGATGATTGCATAA
- a CDS encoding sigma 54-interacting transcriptional regulator, with protein MAADFISGWAQSEDSLRPLAFEHTAQALMMIDPKENRFIDFNIAAARLLRYERQDLLNKSVTSLFGHFTQLPYLIAFTEETLNKGQAWNNEIYAFDRNGEKIQLDVHSIHLPYQQHDYMIWSLVDVKDLELRQFNKNADKAIRAGLLEWQALQELFIDSDTGKHLLLSAVGDGIYSINHQGLCTFINPVGAKMLGLKPEDVIGKNIHQIHHHTHEDGRHYPVEECPIYAAVHDGVVHEGIQEVFWRVDGSYFPVEFTSTPVIRDGEIIGAVVVFRDISERLNTEAKLTQALNELQNLKSRLEQQNEYLQEEILQDNQYHEIVGNSSSIREIIEKIKVVAQTDANVMIYGESGTGKELIARAIHQSSHRKQQPLIRVNCAAIPAELFESEFFGHAKGAFTGAVRDRAGRFELADQGTLFLDEIGEIPLELQSKLLRVLQEGTFERVGEERTRKVNVRIIAATNRNLKLEVRQKRFREDLYFRLNVFPIFSPALRERKEDIPLLVSHFSKLISEKRKVPYLSFSQKHIQELQRYNWPGNIRELQNVLERAMITARHGAVSFQYLLEQDGQPIAHPAKQPNIPLQQNIPEILTIEDMKQLEIDNLKRAVEHCDGKIFGENGAAKLLGINPTTLISKLKKLKIEY; from the coding sequence ATGGCAGCAGACTTTATTTCAGGTTGGGCACAATCTGAGGACTCTTTACGGCCTTTGGCTTTCGAGCATACCGCACAGGCATTGATGATGATTGATCCGAAAGAGAACCGTTTTATTGATTTCAATATTGCTGCTGCCCGTCTACTGCGTTATGAGCGGCAAGACTTGTTAAATAAATCAGTTACTTCTCTTTTTGGTCATTTTACCCAGCTGCCCTATCTGATCGCTTTTACCGAGGAAACGTTAAATAAAGGTCAGGCCTGGAATAATGAGATTTATGCCTTTGACCGCAATGGCGAGAAAATCCAGCTGGATGTGCATTCAATCCATTTACCATATCAACAGCATGACTACATGATCTGGTCGCTGGTGGATGTTAAAGATCTGGAGCTGCGCCAATTTAATAAAAATGCCGACAAGGCCATACGTGCGGGTCTACTGGAATGGCAGGCATTACAGGAACTGTTTATTGATTCCGATACGGGTAAACATTTACTGCTGAGCGCCGTGGGCGACGGGATTTATAGTATTAATCATCAAGGACTGTGTACCTTTATTAACCCCGTTGGCGCCAAAATGCTGGGGCTGAAACCTGAAGATGTTATCGGCAAGAATATTCACCAGATTCACCATCATACCCATGAAGATGGCCGGCATTATCCCGTAGAAGAATGTCCAATTTATGCAGCGGTCCATGACGGCGTGGTGCATGAAGGTATTCAGGAAGTGTTTTGGCGGGTGGATGGCAGCTATTTCCCGGTTGAATTTACCAGTACCCCGGTGATTCGTGATGGCGAGATTATTGGCGCAGTCGTGGTCTTCCGTGACATTTCTGAACGCTTAAATACCGAGGCCAAGCTTACCCAGGCACTGAATGAACTGCAAAACCTGAAAAGCCGTCTGGAGCAGCAAAATGAATATCTGCAGGAAGAAATCCTGCAAGATAATCAGTACCATGAGATTGTCGGGAATAGTAGTTCGATCCGGGAAATTATCGAAAAGATCAAGGTCGTTGCACAAACCGATGCCAACGTGATGATCTATGGCGAGTCTGGTACGGGTAAGGAATTGATTGCCCGTGCGATTCACCAGTCTAGTCATCGCAAGCAGCAGCCTCTAATCCGGGTTAACTGTGCCGCAATTCCTGCTGAACTGTTTGAAAGTGAGTTTTTTGGTCATGCCAAAGGTGCCTTTACTGGCGCTGTCCGGGATCGTGCCGGACGTTTTGAACTGGCAGATCAAGGCACACTCTTCTTGGATGAAATCGGTGAAATTCCACTCGAGTTGCAAAGTAAACTGCTTCGTGTCTTGCAGGAGGGCACCTTTGAACGGGTCGGTGAAGAACGCACGCGTAAAGTTAATGTCCGGATTATTGCTGCGACCAACCGTAATCTAAAACTGGAAGTCAGACAGAAGCGCTTCCGGGAAGACCTGTATTTCCGCCTGAACGTATTTCCAATTTTTTCGCCTGCATTACGTGAACGTAAAGAAGATATTCCGCTGTTGGTTAGCCACTTTAGCAAGCTGATCAGTGAAAAACGTAAAGTGCCTTACCTATCCTTTAGCCAGAAACATATCCAGGAATTGCAACGCTATAACTGGCCCGGCAATATCCGCGAATTACAGAATGTGTTGGAACGTGCCATGATTACAGCTCGTCATGGTGCTGTGTCATTTCAGTATTTATTGGAACAGGATGGTCAGCCTATTGCGCATCCGGCAAAACAGCCTAATATTCCATTACAACAAAACATTCCAGAGATCCTAACTATCGAGGATATGAAACAGCTGGAAATAGATAACCTGAAACGCGCCGTTGAGCATTGTGATGGAAAAATTTTTGGAGAAAATGGTGCAGCAAAATTGCTGGGAATTAATCCAACGACCTTAATTTCCAAACTGAAAAAGTTGAAAATTGAATATTAA
- a CDS encoding sll0787 family AIR synthase-like protein yields the protein MNQSELERLLGYLKQTPAMQAKMNIGQGIKIAQPNIEKLADLYALPGDDTAAIATEHGYMLHACEGMIPSFVEHHPYFAGWSAVMANISDIAAMGGRATSVVNSFWHRNTEQAQALIQGMQDACQCYGVPLVGGHTHIDSNFQPALSVAIQGQAKRLLSVMHVQPQQNILLALNMKGQFHPNTTYWKCFENVDGAKLQAELEIFPQLAEQGLAYAARDISNAGILGSLLMLLEASGCGADIQLDQIIKPQDVDWQHWLQIFPSYGFLLTADDAECEEIIELFASQDLHCAVIGQVKDSDKVTVANKDLKAEFWDFQQAFTGLCYAKQIQDFQRYQHDFRQAELSVCQA from the coding sequence ATGAACCAGTCAGAACTTGAACGATTGCTCGGCTACCTCAAACAGACACCCGCCATGCAGGCGAAAATGAATATTGGTCAAGGGATCAAAATAGCCCAGCCAAACATTGAAAAGCTGGCAGATCTGTATGCCTTGCCGGGAGATGATACCGCTGCGATTGCCACAGAACATGGCTATATGCTGCATGCCTGCGAAGGCATGATTCCCAGCTTTGTTGAACATCATCCCTATTTTGCAGGCTGGTCAGCGGTGATGGCGAATATCAGTGATATTGCAGCGATGGGAGGCCGAGCGACATCTGTTGTGAATAGCTTCTGGCATCGCAACACTGAGCAAGCACAAGCATTAATTCAAGGGATGCAGGATGCCTGTCAGTGCTACGGTGTGCCATTAGTCGGTGGACATACACATATAGATTCTAATTTTCAGCCAGCACTATCGGTTGCCATTCAGGGGCAAGCTAAACGGCTGTTATCAGTCATGCATGTGCAACCACAACAAAATATTTTGCTGGCACTCAATATGAAAGGCCAGTTCCATCCAAACACCACTTACTGGAAATGCTTTGAAAACGTAGATGGAGCCAAGTTACAGGCAGAACTGGAAATTTTCCCACAACTGGCAGAACAGGGCTTAGCTTATGCAGCACGAGATATCAGCAATGCCGGCATTCTGGGCAGCCTGCTGATGTTACTGGAGGCATCCGGCTGTGGTGCAGATATTCAGCTGGATCAGATTATTAAACCGCAAGATGTCGACTGGCAGCACTGGCTACAAATCTTTCCTAGTTATGGTTTCCTGCTGACTGCAGATGATGCTGAGTGTGAAGAAATTATTGAACTTTTTGCTTCGCAAGATCTGCATTGTGCCGTGATTGGGCAAGTAAAAGATTCAGACAAAGTCACTGTTGCTAATAAAGATTTAAAAGCTGAATTCTGGGACTTCCAGCAAGCATTTACCGGTCTGTGCTATGCAAAACAGATCCAAGATTTTCAAAGATATCAACATGATTTTAGACAAGCGGAGCTCAGCGTATGCCAAGCGTGA